The following are from one region of the Stigmatella ashevillena genome:
- a CDS encoding restriction endonuclease: MTVNGTCVPSTKVKVRHALEAARERRMAALANGKREEKIRELWDQVRAERDPSVKGALLEDLMALLFKSIPGFERTLTNRKSLDEQIDIVIPNESTDPFWQQAHSQYILGECKNWSKAVERRELDVFIKDIERRYGRSRLGFFISIGGFTKGFASALAAERQGDVLVVALDANRVDELVHAKDRNAKLKEIHDRALMASSKDPE; the protein is encoded by the coding sequence GTGACGGTGAACGGGACCTGCGTTCCGTCCACCAAGGTGAAGGTACGCCACGCCTTGGAAGCGGCACGCGAGCGCCGGATGGCGGCGCTTGCCAACGGAAAGCGGGAGGAGAAGATCCGTGAGCTATGGGATCAAGTCCGAGCTGAGCGAGATCCCTCTGTCAAAGGGGCATTGCTCGAAGACTTGATGGCATTGCTGTTCAAATCCATTCCTGGTTTCGAGCGCACGTTGACGAACCGCAAAAGCTTGGATGAGCAGATCGATATCGTCATCCCCAACGAATCAACGGACCCTTTCTGGCAGCAGGCTCACTCGCAGTACATTCTGGGCGAGTGCAAGAACTGGTCAAAGGCGGTCGAACGCAGAGAGCTTGATGTCTTCATCAAGGACATTGAGCGCCGTTATGGCCGTAGTCGCCTCGGCTTCTTCATCTCCATTGGCGGGTTTACCAAAGGCTTCGCGAGCGCACTGGCGGCTGAGCGTCAAGGAGACGTGCTTGTGGTCGCGCTGGATGCCAATCGTGTGGACGAGCTGGTTCATGCGAAGGATCGGAACGCAAAGCTGAAAGAGATTCATGATCGTGCGCTTATGGCCAGTTCCAAAGATCCTGAGTAG
- a CDS encoding NADPH-dependent FMN reductase, which yields MIKVAIVIGSTRPGRKAADVAQWVYGIAQKRSDAEFELVDIQDFNLPLLDEPVPPSQGKYSQAHTQAWSAKIAPFDAYVFVTPEYNHGPSGALKNAIDYLYREWNNKAAGFVGYGSAGGTRAVEQLRLVMGELQVADVRAQVALSLATDFENYTVFKPAARHEASVNTVLDQVIAWGGALKTLRKK from the coding sequence ATGATCAAGGTAGCCATCGTCATCGGCAGCACGCGTCCGGGCCGCAAGGCCGCGGACGTGGCCCAGTGGGTCTACGGCATCGCCCAGAAGCGCAGCGACGCCGAGTTCGAGCTCGTGGACATCCAGGACTTCAACCTGCCGTTGCTCGATGAGCCCGTGCCGCCCTCTCAGGGGAAGTACAGCCAAGCACACACCCAGGCCTGGTCCGCGAAAATCGCGCCCTTCGATGCCTACGTCTTCGTGACGCCCGAGTACAACCACGGGCCGTCCGGTGCGCTCAAGAACGCGATCGACTACCTGTACCGCGAGTGGAACAACAAGGCGGCGGGCTTCGTGGGCTATGGCAGCGCCGGAGGCACGCGCGCGGTGGAGCAACTGCGGTTGGTCATGGGCGAACTCCAGGTCGCCGATGTGCGCGCCCAGGTCGCGCTCTCGCTCGCCACCGACTTCGAGAACTACACCGTCTTCAAGCCCGCGGCCCGCCACGAGGCGTCGGTCAACACCGTGCTGGACCAGGTCATTGCCTGGGGCGGAGCGCTGAAGACGCTGCGGAAGAAGTAG
- a CDS encoding SRPBCC family protein yields the protein MNAPPPVHVRVVRQFSASPERVFDAWLEPQWIGRWMFGPGVRDEEVLRLSNDARVGGTFSFLVRRQAGEIDHVGTYLAIDRPRRLVFTWAIEKETAELSRVTVDIVPRGTGCELTLTHEMDPKWAEYAGRTEAGWTTMLGALERALGAPGETTSSAASSALRPRQ from the coding sequence ATGAACGCCCCACCGCCTGTTCACGTCCGCGTCGTCCGCCAGTTCAGTGCCTCCCCGGAGCGTGTGTTCGACGCCTGGCTCGAGCCCCAATGGATTGGCCGATGGATGTTCGGCCCCGGTGTCCGGGACGAAGAAGTCCTGCGGCTCTCGAACGACGCCCGCGTGGGCGGCACGTTCTCGTTCCTCGTGCGCCGACAAGCCGGGGAGATTGATCATGTCGGCACATACCTCGCCATCGACCGGCCCCGCCGCCTCGTGTTCACCTGGGCCATTGAAAAGGAGACGGCGGAGCTCAGCCGGGTGACGGTCGACATCGTCCCTCGGGGCACCGGATGTGAGCTCACCTTGACCCACGAGATGGACCCGAAGTGGGCGGAGTACGCGGGCCGCACCGAGGCAGGCTGGACCACCATGCTCGGTGCGCTCGAGCGAGCACTCGGCGCCCCCGGGGAGACTACTTCTTCCGCAGCGTCTTCAGCGCTCCGCCCCAGGCAATGA
- a CDS encoding ArsR/SmtB family transcription factor gives MVEHQTAHLDGIFHALSDATRREMLHTLSQQERSVSELAAPFRMSLAAASKHIKVLERAGLVRRNVQGRTHMCRLSPEPLSAAQEWLRFYERFWNDRLDALDALLRAETAEPPPPVRKKGSPR, from the coding sequence ATGGTTGAGCATCAGACCGCCCACCTCGATGGAATCTTCCATGCGCTCTCGGATGCGACGCGCCGGGAGATGCTGCACACCCTCTCCCAGCAAGAGCGCAGCGTCAGCGAGTTGGCGGCGCCGTTCCGGATGTCGCTGGCGGCCGCGTCCAAGCACATCAAGGTGTTGGAGCGGGCGGGGCTCGTGCGCCGCAACGTGCAGGGCCGCACGCACATGTGCCGGCTGTCCCCCGAGCCGCTGTCCGCCGCGCAGGAGTGGCTGCGGTTCTACGAGCGCTTCTGGAACGACCGGCTGGATGCCCTGGACGCCCTGCTGAGGGCCGAGACCGCCGAGCCCCCTCCCCCTGTGCGCAAGAAAGGAAGCCCGCGATGA